The genomic segment ATATTGCAGCTGCTTGGTTTAAGATCTGTTTACCTATTCCAGAAAAGTTGAGTGCAACACATGATATAGTTTGTTTGGCTAAATTTGGTATCTAGATTGTTTCCAtgcattattaaaataattaccatTTACCAGCAAGCCTACAAAAAGGAGCTGGATGGATATAGGATTATTTTGGCTTTGAGTCTTCATTTTTCCTCTTTATTGGATGAACCTAGCCAGAGTGGTCAAAAtagtgattttctttttctttcacaaCACTAAATCATGGTTCCATTCTACTTTGTTTTGCTTTTAGAAGTGTATAATACCCATTTTGGAATAACATTCATCAACATGATTGGTAGAAATAGTATTTGGGTTGTATTCTCAATGTAATCTTGCCCTGACTGATGTAGGTGAATTTAGGGGTCTCAGAAGTATGTTGTGCCCATGTGGGGAAGGAAAACTTTTAATTTGAAGTCTAAAAGGTAGAAGAGAACATTTAGTctataaaaatgaaaagtgaTTCTGAGTGGCTAGAACATTGAAGTAGCAGGTTACTGGATTTCTGAGTACCTACTACTTTGAGGGGTTTAGATTGGGAAATAGAAATCAAATGATAGGGAAATTTTTTGCTTCATCACATATGATTCTTGGggtcaaaaatcaaaatgtgaGTTGTATAGTCCAACCCTTTTGGCTTTTGCTTAGAAAAGTCACACTTATGTATAGGCTATTACATTTTTCCTAATTAAATTAGCTGAAGGAAAGTCTTGGTAACAATGGTAAGATTGCTACTTTGTGACGAGAAATTCATGGGGTTCAATTGTGGAACCTCTTTGCAAAGGCAAGGATAGGGCTGCGTAAAAATGACACTCCCCTAACCCTCACAAAGTGCAGAGCCTCACGCACCAAAGACACCACAAGACTGAAGGTTATGTTTTTTACAAGAAAGAATCAAAGTTAATATTCCAAGACAACTGAATTAGACCATCAGCCAACTATAGGAGCGCAAAACAGGACATGCTATTTGATGTTAATTAGATTAGATGTGGTGTTAAAACCAGTCCTTGCCAAACTAgatatctttcctttttcttcttatcctgcTTTGGATCAGCCTCCCTCTCTGTGtctgaccttttttttttttttttttttgcaacatTTTTCCCCCATGTTTCTAGTATTCATAAGTGATTCAGTAATTGCAGGTGCTAACTGTATCTGCTGACAAGACTGCAAAAATATGGGAAATATCTGATGGTAAAGGAACATTGAAGAAAACATTAACTCATCCGGGTTCTGGTGGAGTTGAAGACATGCTTGTTGGGTGTCTTTGGCAGAATGATTATCTTATCACTGTTTCCCTTGGTGGAGCAATTAGTTTATACACAGCAAGTAATCCAGATAAAGCCCCAATATTATTGTCTGGGCATATGAAGAACATAACTTCACTAGCAGTCGTCAAAAGTGACCCAAAATTTATATTGTCCAGCAGCTATGATggtttaattattaaatggatcCAAGGTGTTGGTTATAGTGGTAGATTAGAACGGAAGGTGAATGCTCAAGTAAAATGTTTGGCAGCCGTTGAAGAAGAGATTGTTTCATCTGGGTATGACAACAAGGTAAATACTAGTGGAAAGACATGTCTCTTTGCTTGCTGAATAgtttatcttttttcctttttattgaTCTCTTCTTATTAAATGAATATGATAATCTGcctatatctttaaataaattttatcctgGAAGTATTGTTTTCAATCTATTAACATTCTCTGTTATCTTATTTGTTCCTTTTAGCCGAATGTGTCTGTATGTGGCTTCTGAATGGATCATGTTATAACCATTAAAGGTTCATGTTAAACAGTCTGTAAAGTCGTGAATAGTATATGTTGGGAATATCTTGTACATGTATTGATGACGTACAATATAAATGTTCTCCGCAAATCAACTTGGCCTACTCCCCTATTACTTAAACATCATCCAGAGATTTTAGGCCATTACAATAGATTGTGGTGATACTTAGGAGTTGCCTGAGAATACTATTAACAGCATAAATGAACAAAAGAAATCCTTAATCTCTATCTCCAGCTTCGTTTTCCACATTTCTTTTTAGTAGGATAAGTCATCAGCTGACTACAATGTGTTTCTGTTGAGACTATTTTATCTGCTTGAATCCCCTTCTACCAACATTGTGTAGATAGATATATGTTCATACAGGTGACTGCATAATATCTGATTGTTAGCCACCTCTAATTGATTAATATCAACCAATTGTACATTTTCAGAAATACAGATTGCcgaataaaatttttgaatctaATCGTTTGGATATTAACATTTGATCAGGGAGTCAAGGAAATTTAGGATAGATGTTCCTCTATTCTTTTGATTCTTTGTTCTATTTGTGCAAATTTTCTATTCCTagttttcatgaaaattttgggatgttctGGGTTTGACTCTTCTGCCTAGGTGTTCATATTCATCTGAAGTGATTAGTTATATTATGATATTCTTATGATAAccatattaacaaaatataagcTCAGTTGATTTCTTTGTGGAGTATTAAATGCTGTTTGACACAGATTTGGAGAAATTCTCTACATGGAGATCAATGTGCGGATGTAGACTCTGTTGATATTGGCAGTCAACCAAAGGACTTGAGCCTTGCTCTTCTTTCTCCTGATCTGGCCTTGGTTTCAATTGATTCAGGAGTTGTCCTCCTTCATGGCACAAAAGTAATCTCAACTACTAACCTTGGGTTTACAGTGACAGCGTGTGCAATTGCACCAGATGGAACTGAAGCCGTTGTGGGTGGGCAGGATGGCAAACTGCATCTGTATTATATTAATGGTGATACTCTAACAGAAGAGTCTGTACTTGAAAAACACCGGGGTGCTATTACTGTCATACGCTACTCTCCAGATGTTTCCATGTTTGCTTCAGCAGATGCCAATAGAGAAGCTGTTGTATGGGATCGTGTATCTCGAGAGGTAGTTGACAACTAACTTATTCTAAATCATTTGGCTTTCAGGCAATGGAATCTGTAATCGGTGCCATTAAGGTAGTCTTGCATGTAACAAGCATCCTTCTTTCCTGAgctaaaataattaagaggcaTTGGAGGATGAACCAATACTCTCTTTTCTTAGATGATTGAATTTGTCAAAACTCAAAAGTAAAACACTTCTCCAGTTGGTTTCTATTTACCATTTGAATTGAAGGCATTGCTTTACGTATTTAAGTCCAGTAAATGATCCTGTGATGACTTTGCTTTTTAAGATAAGCACTAGCACCTTGCTGCAATGTAGCTTTCCTTTCAGCTTATTCATACATAGATGTGGGTCCTACTGACATAACTCCTCTCATGGTTCTCTGTTGGCTAGTTTAAGTTGTTAAAAAACACATCAGAATAACATTTTCTGTCAATTAGCAATAAATGTGCTGAAGTTATTGACTAGACAAATCCAACAGTCATGTAGATTTATTTTTGCTGATTGTTAATATTGGATCAATattcttttttgatttgttACTGCTGCTGCTTTGGTAGATGGAGGTGtgctttttgtaatttttcatttctatatCCATAATGAACTTGAGGGTTTTGTAGATACTATGAGAGTTTTTATTGTTATCATACAACTTCGTATGATATGTTAGTCAGGTAGAGAGATTTATTCtcaattttatctctatttgcTTGACTTGTTTGAACATAGCTTTTTAAGTCCAGTTATGGGTTTAGTTGGCCTCGCCTAGACCTCAAAAAATGGTTACCATACATCTGTCAGCTGAAAATTTCCATGTTGCTCTATGCTTTGCTTGTTCATGTCAACCTCTTCTATCTTGTCTTTACTTATTGTGAAAAAAAAGGATAGGGTAAAACCTGATACGGGGTTTATTATCTGTCCTCATTTGCTTAAGGACTGTAGGAATCATTATCCTTCGCTTAATTATAGATCTAACCTTCTGATGTGGAATTGGAAAAGGTAAATGGCTTAGGTGATATTCTTTGACTTGATTCCCTTATTGTAGTATATCACATCTAatgccttatttcttttgataaattattttgcaGGTGAAGCTTAAGAACATGTTATATCACACTGCTCGCATAAACTGCTTGGCTTGGTCTCCTGATAGCAGCATGGTTGCCACAGGATCACTTGACACGTGTGTAATTATATATGACATTAGCAAGCCACCATCAAGCCGTATGACCATCAAGGGTGCGAACTTGGGTGGGGTTTATGGATTAGCTTTCGTTGATGACTACACTGTGGCCAGTTCTGGTGAGGATGCTTTCATTCGCTTATGGAAGTTATCCCCACAATAATAAGATGAATGAAGGTCATCATGGGCAAGTCATGATAATGACGCTTGTAAAACATGCTGGGTTCTATTTTGGTTGGTTTTTTTGTTTCCCATTTGCAATGaagtttgagaaaaaaatatcgAAAAAAGGAGAAATACTTGATATGCCTCGTTTCGATTGTCCTGATACTATGTGAAGGTCTGTAGGCTGTAGCAACAGCTTGTCAAGCCCCCTGCCCAAGTTGATGCTTTCTTTATTTTGAGAGAAACTGGATTAATTCCTGCATGAGGTATGTATTGAAGATGGTACATCAGCCAGTTATCTGAACCTGTGGTGTGGAAATCCCTGAAAGTTGTTGCAAGCACATTGGAAGCAAATGTTGGTCTGGAAATAGAGGTGTGCTTATAGGAATTTTGGCCAGAGAAAACTAAGTTATTAAGTGGGAAAACAATTGCAGGCACTAAAGTCTGATTTTTCTGAGTTTTCTGCCAGGACAAACTGGTAAGGCTGTGGACTCTGCTGTGTTATATTtctcttttatcattttttggTGTGTAAATGTGATCAAGAGCCTTTTATAGGATTGAGTTGGCAAATTCTTGATGGTTCTTTTTGTGGTTTTTAGATTTGGTGAGTGTGTAGTGATCATTTCTTTGCTTGTTTTCTCCAAATTTAGGGTGCAATTATAACTCATGTTTTCATTAGCCATTTTCTCTGGATGTGTATTCCTTGCCCTTGTGTTTGGATCTTTATATCTTGTGAGTGTGAAAGAAAAAGGATGAGAAAGTGAGATAAGTCGAGGCCATTTGCTGGGCcttttgtcttttaatttctaatctTCGATTTTACTatcttgaaaatgaaaacaaaaattagtgtGGTTcattggttttttgtttttaaaattttgaaaaaaataaaaaaggtgtTTTCACAATTTCacttcaattttcaattttctattttcttttccctcccTGAAGTCACCTCTGGTCATTGGCAATAGATAATTAGGGAGattatgcaaaaataaataaatagaagtgaTTAGGCATGTATGggtaatttcatttaaatttcacTGTCATTTGCTCTTGATCAATTTGAACTAATATTGGGAGCATTCTCTTTTCCTTGCAAACAAACAATCATAGCCAGCAAACATACCTAGAAAATGCGAAGGAATGAAGATTCAATTGAAGTGATGAAATGAACATTCTCATGGTACAATGCTACACAGCTCCATTACATGATCTTTCAGCATTCTGGAAACCGAAAGGGCTTCAAGACAATTGGTTAGAGCTAAGCATTTGAGCCAAATAGTCAAAACTCAGATTGCAGAAAATGCCTCCAAAAAGaattaaggaattttttttttttttaatttacaatgAGAAACAATAACGCATCACACTCTAGAAAAGAAGTTTAGAATGCTGCCCCTTTTATTTTCAGGACCTTGCCAATTGCTTCTTCTTGCCTTGTCAGTTTTGGCTCTCCCTTGGGCATCTACCACATTGATAGGCTTAGAATCCAGACTCTTTTGTGATTCAGGTGTTGCATACAACATCTGCGAGTTCTCAATCTCAGTCAACACTGGGACTTGCTCGCTGGCTATCTCGGCTTGATCCGGTAACTGAACTTCATTACGTTTTCTTTTCCTGAATGGGTTGTTATCAGGAACCTTCAATGGAATGTTCGTGGCACTCATCTTATTGTCCTCTGTTGGCTGAGCATTCAGGGGGCGCACTAATTTCTCAAGCTCTGTTGCTTCATTTGAATACTTGGATTCCTCCATCAGGGGATTTTGCTTTGTCACTGCCATATGCCAACAAGGCTCATTCTGTTAGAAAATATTTACTATACTCCTGGTTACATTAAGGGTAGGACATTTTGTGTTGTAGTTTTATGACTACTGGTTACAAAATCCCTAAAAGCCCCGGTGGCCACGTGACTTTTGAGGCCAGCCGCCGAGCGGGCACCACTCAGGGATGACAACATGGCATGATCATTCCAGAACATTCTGGTATGTTCTAGTCTTCACTAGTGTGCTCTACATTATTCTGGTGTTATCCATTATGTTCTAAAATAATCTATGCTATTCTAGTATTCTCTAGTAATATGAAAGTCTAGGTAGCTGGAAGGCCGCAGGCCCGGGAGACAAGGAGTCTCCTTTTGTAGGCCGTTCGGATTGTGTTGATCCGGGCCATTGATTTAAGAGGTGGATGAGTATGTAAGGCACTCCCCTGCCTCATTTGTACTCATTTTTGAACCCAACTATTTCTTTTCTGGATTGAGTTGATTGGTTTAAGAATGAAGCATCAGGTTTAGAAATTACCTTCAACTATTTCTTTTCTGGATTTCTGAGAGGAAATAACAGTGAAGCAGCTGTCAGTGGTAGGTAGGATAGTCGCCTCCAATTGTAGGAGTCCGTCAGAAGTTGGGTTCTGGATGGTAGGTTTGAGATGCACTCCAGACCTAGGGAAGTGATCAAAGGCCTCCATGGTAGTTGGATCCAATTTACCTTCTGCAATAGCAATTGCCATTGATTGAGGTATTTCCCTTATGGTAGTAGTTAAGGAGAAGTTATGTCAAATTCCATTAGAAGACTCACATTACGGCAAATTAAGCCTCTGTGGGGCTAGCTACATGTATTCTAGTTTACCGATCACTCTTCTATTTATGAGCTTATAATTCGTATCATGCCAATCACAGTGCTGccctaaaatattaaaaagtgcACCTTAAAATGCATGAGTACTACTAAGTACTAAACCAGATGACGAGGTCTCAATAGAAGAACTACCACCTTTGAAACACTAGTGGGAGTGTAAGTCAAGGTCCCAGGATATGTTATCACAAAACAAACTGCACATACCAGAGTCAGCCTGCAGCACAATGTAGTATAAATTTATGTGTCTGTATCTGAAATGTAAAGCTACAATGAGAAGGATACGGCCCCAGGAAGTCAAGGTCTGTGTCTAGATCCTGCAAAAGCTTTTCTGGAAGAGGTTTTATCTGTTTGAGGCTTTTAGAACGAGCATCGTATCTGTGATGAATTTAAGAAATGATTGGTTAGCTATATTACAAAATGATAGTAACAAATAAATGGCAGGTTAAAATGGAGAATCTTATGGTAAATTACAGACATTAGGGCATGCTGGAAA from the Diospyros lotus cultivar Yz01 unplaced genomic scaffold, ASM1463336v1 superscaf1, whole genome shotgun sequence genome contains:
- the LOC127793111 gene encoding actin-interacting protein 1-2, with the translated sequence MAELSETYACVPSTERGRGILISGDAKSNSILYCNGRSVIIRNLDRPLQAAVYGEHAYPATVARYSPNGEWIASADASGTVRIWGTHNDFVLKKEFRVLSGRIDDLQWSPDGMRIVASGDGKGKSFVRAFMWDSGSNVGEFDGHSKRVLSCAFKPTRPFRIVTCGEDYMVNFYEGPPFKFKQSIRDHANFVNCIRFSPDGSKFISVSSDKKGMLYDGKTGEKIGELSSEDGHKGSIYAVSWSPDSKQVLTVSADKTAKIWEISDGKGTLKKTLTHPGSGGVEDMLVGCLWQNDYLITVSLGGAISLYTASNPDKAPILLSGHMKNITSLAVVKSDPKFILSSSYDGLIIKWIQGVGYSGRLERKVNAQVKCLAAVEEEIVSSGYDNKIWRNSLHGDQCADVDSVDIGSQPKDLSLALLSPDLALVSIDSGVVLLHGTKVISTTNLGFTVTACAIAPDGTEAVVGGQDGKLHLYYINGDTLTEESVLEKHRGAITVIRYSPDVSMFASADANREAVVWDRVSREVKLKNMLYHTARINCLAWSPDSSMVATGSLDTCVIIYDISKPPSSRMTIKGANLGGVYGLAFVDDYTVASSGEDAFIRLWKLSPQ